AAGGAGGATTAGAAAGACGATTTAGAGAATCTAGAACTAGAGTTATCTTACCGTCTGTGGCCTTCGAAGATCACTACTGCAAATTGCCAATAGTCCGGCAAAACGAACACAATATTGTTCGTCATGAGTCTGGTACCTCGTTCGCTTTAATCACAACATTTATTCTTAAATGAACATGGTGCACCATATTTATTTCTTagctgaaaatagaaaattggTAACACCGTGATTGGTGGTAATTTTAAACCGCGCAAATTATTCCGCGGAAGAAATTTTTAGGCGCGCAAGAAAATGTTTGCTGGACTACACGAAACAAGCAAACCTGCTTGGCGTGTTTATGACCACGCTTCGATATTTCGCACAAGCAATTCGTGGGTGATTTCAGGATAAAAACAACTTTCCCTAGCATTATTCTGAAAGCAAAAGGGTTAAAATTTTAACTACCTTTATTCAACACATGATACAGGTTGCTGAGAACATTCCCAAACCGATTTTGTGCATCTTGGATTACTGAGCTAGAGGGTATAAGCACGCCGCGCCGCGTATAAACGGTTCCAGGAGTCGGAAGtcgcaaaaaacgaaaaccgcatcTGCCGACTCCTTAAACCGtaacacggagcgtaaactctagcgtaaatgTCAGATTAATTGTTTACCTCCGGATGAGTGTGTCCTGGCCTGATCGAAAGTCTTGGCCGTCGTTTTGTTTTAAGCGTGATATTCTAAATCATCCACTAACCTAGCCAAAGTGTTCGCAAAGTGCCCCACGACGCCAGGCCCCCTCGAGTGCAGTGCCCTAGTGCACGgtgcgttcgtccgtccgtccgtcgcggAGCTCACGCACCAGCAGAGtcttaccttttttttcttttctttttcctccaccGATTTCGCAGAATGATCGTACTATTTTTCCGtgaaaaaatgattttctagCATTCGGCTCGTGTTCTAGGGTTTGCACGAGTGCGAACAAAGGAGCCGAATGCCTGAATTTGGTGACGATTAGTGCataaaagaagcgaaaattcGCGCACCCCGTAATCTGCCTTTACCCAGCCAGTGTGGAGCGTGAACAGGCCGTGCAAAGaatctcctctctctcacactcctCGGGTACGGCATACCAATCCacccaccgccgccgccgccgccgctgtcgCTACCACTACCGCCGTTGACGATTCGACGATCCACCTCCCGCCGTTTGCTAGGCTCCCCTCGCGCGTTGGTACCGTATTTTGCTAGTGCATCCATCACGCATCGCACGCAGGCCCTTCCGCGATTCAGGGGCAGCCAAACGACGAGTGGGTCGGATTGATGCACGGCGGTAACCAGAGTGGTATGGCTACTCTGTTACAGCAAAAAAGTTACATGAAAACCGTATCCAACGTAGTGGTCAATGGAACAGACAATAATGGCCAGGCGGGAACAAACGCATCTTCCGCGGCACCGTCGTCGGGCTCGTCCGGTGCCACCACAGGCCTATCGAACGGAGTGACACCCGGGCTGACCAGCATTCCGCTGCAAACGTTTCTACCGGGCACTACTACCATTAAGCCGATTCATCAgcagacacagcagcagcatcagtcgcAACCTCCGGCCCTGATTGCGGTATCCTCGGCGCTTCccgcttccaccaccatcaccgccgttGCCTctcccaccgccaccatcattaACGCTCAGCAGCTCCACAAAATCCCTGCACTGcagcaaatatttattcagaaaaataatcaaacagtGTCCGTGGTCGGTGGAACCGGTGGCCACACGACCGGTGTCATTCTCGTTCCGGCCACCATGGATACCGCGTCCGGCGCAACGACGTCGTTCAGCGGAGCCCGTGTGATTGGCGGGCGTAGCATACTGCGAGCCGTTCCGGCGGGTACTACTGCGATCAGCTTAGCAGGAGCGCAACAGATTCAGCAGCTCGATGGTAGCTTCCGGCATATCATTAACAACGCAAGCAACATCACCGTCGCTCCCGCCACCAtgaccagcagcggcaacaacacacaccaaacaagTGTTACCCTTACTAAAGTGGCAACGCATTCGAACCGACCTAACGAAGTGGTGCTTGCCGTCAACGGTGTACAtcaaatgcagcaacagcatcagcagcagcaacagcagcgacaacagccgcaactgcagcagctacGCCAGTTGCCACAGCTGCAACAGATACGCCAGCAATCGCAGCAAACACAGCTTCAGccgcaacagctgcagcaacagcaacaacagcaacaacagcaacaacaaagtgCCGATATTTTCGAAAGTGACAACAGTACGCCGATGGTGTCGGCTCCGGTTTCGAATACAAATCACCAAACTCCTTCCAGCGCCGAAGATGTACTCCCGACTGAGGAGACCGTATCCCTAGTGGAAGAGCAGGAAACCAAAGAACCGACAGCGGAACCGGAGGCAGATCAGGAAGCGGAACCGGAGATCGATATTGTGATCAACAATGTCGTCTGCTCGTTCAGTGTGCGCTGTCATCTCAACCTGCGTGACATCGCGACCAAGGGTTACAACGTGGAGTTTCGGCGCGAGAATggcatgatgacgatgaagctGCGCCGTCCTTACACAACTGCCTCGATCTGGTCGTCGGGCAAGATCACCTGCACGGGGGCTACATCGGAGGATCAGGTTACATATTCTCGTTTCTATTGCCACGGCTCTTATCGCTTAGTGAACTGAGAGAAATGTTAAcggcttgtttttttttgctttatacTTCCATTTTAGGCTAAAGTAGCTGCCAGACGCTATACGCGCTGCCTTCAGAATCTGGGCTACAATGTGCGGTTGAGAAACTTCCGCATAGTGAACGTGCTCGGCACCTGCAGCATGCCCTGGGGCATCATGATCGTCAATTTCTCGGAAAGATATCGCAAGGAGGCCAGCTACGAGCCGGAATTGCATCCAGGCGTTACCTATAAGCTGATGAAACCGAAGGCGACACTGAAAATTTTCTCCACCGGAAGCATCACCGTCACGGGTATGTACGGTTGTAGTCAAGCTATGTTGAAACACGCAGAAAGACATGTTATTGTGAGAAGTGATCGTAAATATGCTACTTGCATTTTAACCTGGGTGCATTGCATATGAATTGAGATGTTATTAATGGAATTATTCCAAATCGCGATGCTTTGCTCCTCAATCTTGAGCTTATGATAATATCCGGCCTGTAATGTGATGTTTTCTCAAATCTTTCTCTCCGTTCGATGCAGCGGCTAGCGTGTCATTCGTGCAGCAGGCAATCGAGCATATCTATCCGCTGGTGTACGAGTTTCGCAAGAAACGCACA
The sequence above is a segment of the Anopheles darlingi chromosome 2, idAnoDarlMG_H_01, whole genome shotgun sequence genome. Coding sequences within it:
- the LOC125952479 gene encoding TATA box-binding protein-like 1 yields the protein MHGGNQSGMATLLQQKSYMKTVSNVVVNGTDNNGQAGTNASSAAPSSGSSGATTGLSNGVTPGLTSIPLQTFLPGTTTIKPIHQQTQQQHQSQPPALIAVSSALPASTTITAVASPTATIINAQQLHKIPALQQIFIQKNNQTVSVVGGTGGHTTGVILVPATMDTASGATTSFSGARVIGGRSILRAVPAGTTAISLAGAQQIQQLDGSFRHIINNASNITVAPATMTSSGNNTHQTSVTLTKVATHSNRPNEVVLAVNGVHQMQQQHQQQQQQRQQPQLQQLRQLPQLQQIRQQSQQTQLQPQQLQQQQQQQQQQQQSADIFESDNSTPMVSAPVSNTNHQTPSSAEDVLPTEETVSLVEEQETKEPTAEPEADQEAEPEIDIVINNVVCSFSVRCHLNLRDIATKGYNVEFRRENGMMTMKLRRPYTTASIWSSGKITCTGATSEDQAKVAARRYTRCLQNLGYNVRLRNFRIVNVLGTCSMPWGIMIVNFSERYRKEASYEPELHPGVTYKLMKPKATLKIFSTGSITVTAASVSFVQQAIEHIYPLVYEFRKKRTPQEKQQLLKQPAFDPHDTDHLIEEDIVGAEEDIEMMETVEMNDGMEDGNGTVDDGYPHSKFQASAKAIRKCAVPQRIRRHRPPGHEMIFGDPAMTDDDDDDANVSDI